The Gouania willdenowi chromosome 3, fGouWil2.1, whole genome shotgun sequence genome includes the window gcacagactctggctccaaattatgtcaaatttgcaagatgaaTACGCCCCTAAGCgccatattttggcttcaagaacgttgactgggaacagctacagtgcacgcccactgtaTCAAACCCATGGGTTCGTTGAGTTGAGTCCATCTCAGGGGTTTGGCAGGGGTCAggacacaaattaaaaatatgttcCACAAAAGAGATTTCCACAATATACTAGTTTATTAAAAGATACATTTTGATAATGTTGCATTTGAATCttaaaaatttataaaaaattaaaaaaattttttaacaaAGCAAAAGATCGGCCAAGGCTTACGTGCGTCTgtccaaataaaatatatagcTATGTTTTGAGCCCGACAAGACGGGTTTAGTTCAGCCTTCATTTCTAAATTTTAAACGGGTCAGGGCTAGACGCTGCGTGAAGACTGACTGGTTAGGTGATGTGTTTTTATCAgcgagagaaaaatacacaaatggatgCTCAAAAGGTGGATCGAAAGCTTATGGGTTtgggttagaaaaaaaaaaaaaaagacttcatCTGTTAGGCTTTGGCCACATCAGGTCCAACTTTTGAGGCATGACCACAGCTCTAGTTTAGTACATCCAataaggttaagaaccactggtttatgcTGTGGACCAGGGGTGTCGAAACGTGGTCATGGAGGTCGGGTAGTCCACCACGTTTTCAATGTGTGACTGCTTAAACACAGCTGAGATGCTTGTCAGAGTGTTGGAGCTGACAATGCACTACCAACCATGGTAAATAGCAGGCTTAATTTACTCTGCCTGACATTACATCTTTGTTTAAAATCTCTTCTCCCCTCCAGTCTCACCTCCTCCACGATGGATGATAGAGGTTTGGCTTTGCCATTCTGGTCTGGTTTGATCCTCTCACTGATGAAGTCCACCACTTCCTGGCTGCTTAGAACGTTCCTGCAAATCAGATAAACACTTTATTTAGCGTTGAtcagggaaataaaaaaaaaagaaaagtatgaAAGTATTCTTTTGGTTGTACATTTATAATTCTAATGGTGTATGTAGAGAACACTTACCAGATACCGTCGCAGGCAATGACCATGAAGTCGTGGTCCTCGTTGAGCGTCAGAACTTTGACATCAGGCATCGCAGAAATCATCTGCTCCTCTGGAGGAAGAACCTTGTTCCGCTTGTAAAAATGGTCACCTGACGATCACAATTTAGAGTTTGGTGAATATCGATATGAACATCATATCGTGATGACCAAACACCAAAAGTCAATGATATCTAAGAGCGGCACAAGAGTTTATCCGACAAACCAATGGCTCTGGAGAGGTTGAGTCCTCCATTGACGCGGCCGTCCATGGTCACTTTGCCTCCAGCATTCTTTATACGAGTGAGTTCAACCTCATCCTCTGGCTTGTGATCATACGACATGTCAACTGCTTTCCctagaacaaaaaaagaagaaacaatcCACTTAGTCTGAAAAAGGAAAATACTGCATGATCTGATAAAAAGTTTCTACTTGATATTTCACTTGCACACAATTTGTCAGGCAAATTTACTTTGGGCCCAGAAAAATGTTaacataaaatactaatttactGTTTAAGaacaaaatatgatttaaaaagaaaacactttaaAGTGCTAGACCTGTGTGTAGTTTGTGGTGTTGGAAACCAAGTGCATTGTAGTAAAGGATTCATTGACACCAAATTAAAGCTATTCCAttaatccattttcagacccacttattcctgtttgtcagggtcacggtggtctgctggtgcccatctctggctctcattgggcgctgggcgggggtacaccctggacagggcgccagtccatcgcagggcaacacagacagacaaccactcactcactcatatgggcaatttagagactccaatcaaccttacagtcatgtttttggattgtgggaggaagccggagtacccggaggaaacccacgcagcacagggagaacatgcaaactccacacagaaaggaccccgGTGTCCACCCGcaggcttgaacccaggaccttcttgctgtgaggcggacgtgctaaccactaagtaAAGCTATTCCAAACATGCATTTAGATTTGATGAGAAGTTGaacatatatataattttttttttttggacttacCCCGCTCCGACACGACACAGCGAGAGTCACCAGCATTTGCCACGATCAACTGCTTCCCTCGGATCAAAGCCACTACAGCGGTGGTGCCGCTGTCTGAACCAGGCTGcacataaacattaaaaatgttacaCCGTGATGATCTACAGATGACAAACTAAACCCCTTTCTCTGGTTTACATTCTTTTAGATTTATGGCTTCAAACAGCACGTCTAACGTGCAAGGGAAAAAGAATGGGACACCACGGCTTAGCCATTACTAGACATCCTGACATtaaacaaattcaatgaaaatgcaacacaaaaatacagatgtgatttaaacaaaGGTGAGCCTAGGGCAGGGatctgcaacctgcagctctggagcctcatgtggctctttaactctttagcaatggctccctatagctttaaaaaaaaaaaaaaaacaaaaaaaaaaaattaaattatgaattggtatttcttacagagggtattgatgattattgccattaacttaaaataaaaatctgataaaacagttgtttaacctaaaaataaatgacatccactacagaccatcaactttcattGCCCCTGTGGCTAACCTAGGTTCTAAATTCCttttaagataactaaactaacaaaaagactattctgaaagaaaatagagattgtatttgtgtggggaaagatttatttcattgccAACATGCCAGCTTATTATGTATGCTTGATAtgctgcaagaaattagcaattagcatgtgttgaacgACAtgatcaagttattttttgtagctcttcaaatccattaactctaaaaattattcgatattattttaactgcatagaattttatacactattGTTTTCCTTGAAAAGGTATTTTTTACGACTCCGGAAGGACTTCAATCCtggcgagattaggcaaaatggctcctttgagagtaaaggttgcagacccctggcctTGGGCTATatgacagtattttttttcatgcataatcaggtgttcacagcattttctcctggttgagagaggaattactgcagtacaTTGACATaagatggtctattttactgtcactatcagtgaatattgtagaataatttcacgctagtagtaatacaagtttgcaacagcagcccaatggctctttgccacgCTATCTTAGCTTTAGttttagcttgatttctagctttaaatgctgcatactcagtggtgacatggtttcttatggtgaataaggtagcgttttgtttgcagctcaaCCAGGACTTATTATAGTTATAgcaattacaaattgcgatcctttgcgctcttttttttgtgcattactaCCGAACTGCTGACATGCTAAGATAACCATGCCTCCTTGCCcaagtgttgttctcctgtaacAGAGGtatgcgcacgcaggcacattttcacatgcagcttcagaactttcaattgtgtctttcttatccatttacacatatgatttacaccacaactaacaccagagcgctactgtttacctttccatttagaagtgcaacgttgaaatGGGCCCGATCTGAAACGTGGCGCAGCGTAGCAttccgaaagttgtgtaatcaaatacaccggtataacaaaaatatatactggtATTCAGTATGAATtggtataccgcccagccctaagtcGGCCtaagaaaacaacacaattatGTGTAATGGTGTTTTTTTGCTTCAGGTGGTTTTTGTATAGATTTAATCTTAATTAGAGGCAGTAAACAGTAAGCTGGATAAACAATGGAGAATTGATTTATACTATAGGGCAGTGGTGGCGTAATGCTTTAGGTCATTGGTTCGTATCTACTGTGGGGCGTTGAGCAGGTTCCTTAAGCCTGACTGCTTCCATGTCATCGTTTCGAATGAGAATGTGTTCCTAATGACTTCTCGTTTATTAAAGgttatttatctttttcttaCTCACCTCCTCTTTACCATCCATTCCTGGCAGACACatttcctcttcatcttcatcctcagAGTCTTCCTCTCCCTCTTCTGTATCTTCTTCCAACTCACTACTGTCCCCCTCCTCTTCTTCACTTCTATCCTGTGGAAGAACATTTAAACTCACCTCAGACTTTGAACGAACaatgaaaacataaagcaaGGCTTTGGTCGCCTCACCTCGTCATCACtgccttcctcttcctctccctcGGACTCTTCGCTGTCATCAAATAACCTGGACTTGGAATCTCCCGGTGTCTTTGAAGACAATGAGGAACATGATGGACCTGCATCTACTTCTGACTTGGTCTTCTCTTCTCCATTGGAGCTTCCTCCTGATTCTGCACCTTcagctaaataataataaagtcagCAAATTAAATAGAGTGCAAGTTGGGACAACtcaaaataaagaagaagagaTTTCCACATACTTAAAGCAGGTTTACATTGTGCTGCTTAACTCATTCTTATCCCTTCAAAGACGTACCTGCACCACTGCTTTCACCACCTCCTGTTCTCCGACAGGCTCGCAGCTTGGACCCACATGACGCTCCTTCCGCTCCTTTCATCTTGCCATTGCTCTCATCCTCCACCTCCCCGTTTACCCCCTCTTTCTTCTCTTCTCCTTCCCCTTTGTCTTCAGGGACATCTGGGCATGACGCCTTCTTTGCTGCAGCACTAAAAATAAGACAAAGAAAGCAGAGCAGATATAAAATCTGAGTTTCCCAGTTGAATCAACCAGGATACTAAACCTATCAAGATCCTATTTAAGAGCTATTCAATAGATGGAATTCTGTTGAGTCATTTCAGGGAACTTCAAATTGCAAATGTTGTATTAGAGACATTAGTGAAAACATTTGAGAGGAACACTTATCAGTTACTCTGTAGGAAACATTGAAGGAAGAATGTATCACTACCTCATGGCAGCAGCATGTTTGACAGCACTGCGGTTCTGGCCATAACGAATCAGAAGCTCTTCTATAGTCATGGTGGCCTCCTCGTGAAGCAACGCAGCCTCCTCAGTGTCCACTAGAAAAAGTGCAAACAGtcacacacaatatattattAGACCGTTTTAAGATATGTATGAGCttaaaaaatgatgacaaattaTTTCTATACTTCCACTTCATGTTAGGCATTTATAAACATTAGGACATTCTCTTAGTAAGAACTcaactttgttcatttgtaaaataatacacCTAAACAAAATAGGATGTTTATTctccaatatttttttaaaatttaatcgGTTTTGTCACGTTTATCAGCAACGACTACCAACTTAATTGTAAAACAGACAATCAAATTTCAGTAGTTCTGTATTTTGTCTGAGTTGATCTAGACAATGGTCTTATAATCAAACTTTTCAGTCTGATAATATTACTGCATTAGAATTCATCAGGATCAACGTGTCACAGTTAATGAAGAGATGACCTTCAGATGCTCAGCTCAAATCTAAGTGATTATTGTGGTTCAATGAGGCCAGAGAAGTAAATTATGCACATGTAATTATTAGAGATTAACCTACGGTCATCTTCCTCTGCGACTTTTTCAGTCGGCAGCTCCTCAGTGGGGCGCCCTGCGATCTGGACCAGCTCTTTGATAACGTCCTCTGTGGTTATTCTGCCATCAATGGCCAAGAAGGCGTCCTCCAGTGCCTGCAAACAACACAGATGTGTCAGGGGAGTGGTATGCGGCAGAGGCCATGCAATGCTTAGCTTCTACAGCTTCTCACCTTCTGAAGTTTGCCATCTTTGTAAGTCTTCTGCTCCTTGATAATGTCCGGCAAGTATTTAGAACAGTACAGAGCCACTTCCTCACCTAAATGGGTGCAACAGGTTAAATTAATTCTTAGGTTAGGGGTGTTAATGCCAACACAGCAGGGTAACAGGTGTTAAAACAAGGACCaccattttaaaaagacaaGCAGGCTGTACCAAAAGCTAACAAGAGGTGTGTGCGACACTGTCTGTTTACTCTGTAAATTATAACACTCATCTCTGCCGTATTCGCACATTACCTCCATGTCCATCGTACACAGCAAACATGGCCGTCTCCTCATCGAATTCTGGGATACAGTTGTGTGCGTCCTGTGACAACAGACAGTAATGTTAATGAACAGGCCTGGCAACGAGGACACCAAAAGGCACAGaggctaaaaacaaaaattatgtgATCTATTGagtgaaaaaacaagaaattcaCCATAATACAAATTCTGATTGAATGACTGTTAAAACACACTCCTGCTTTTGAGTGTGTAGACTTGTTTAAATGTAGGGGTGTCCCAAAAAGCTGTAATGTCAATATGTTCACGTTAATTTTTTGTGTCGATGCGTGGTCCCAAACACAAAGATTGTCCCACACCAGTCCAGTCGTGGCGGTAATGCACCGGAAATCTAGCCGCCAAATGCTTAGGACAAAGAAGAACTTGCATTTGCGTGGTCAAATAAGCCACACGTTGTTGTCTAGTGCCCAAATCTGCTAACACTTATGGTAATCGTAATGAGACCGCTCTGAAGAGCTGCTGGTAGTGATCAGAGCCATGAAAATTACaatacatatacagtaaaaatTATTACCTTCAGTAATAAACTGAAAATATCATGAAGGTATGTGTCCAGATTTCAAAGTAAACGATGAcgtgagggaaaaaaaataatagttccATAAGTAACTAGGTAATACAAGATTCATATACTGCTGGACTTAGTACTTCCCAGACTACCTGCATGCATAATATGAAGTACTTTTCGAGTAATCCTGTGTCAAAAATCCTGACAATCACAAAATTAAGGATATTTCATCCAAATTTGATGTGGAATAAAAAGCTTATTTTCCATAAGTAGTCTATGATTCATATACCACTGAACTCAGTACATCCTAGACTACTTGCATGCATAATATGAAGTGAGCTTTACTACTAATCTGGTGTGAGAGACGGAGTGCACCATACCAACGCTGACATTGTTGAATTCCTGCAGTACTACAGATACGATTTTAACATACTGGAACCACTACATATTAAAACATAATGTCAAGATGCAGCCGCTATATAATCGACTTGTTTACATTAAACATCCACAAgtgaatgttttatttgaatataCAACAGCCATCTCAGAGACTccacatcaaaaataattaaattagtataacattattaattaaatttaataatattatacaaatttaattattttggaATTTGTGCCTCAGAGATGGCTGTAGTATTGGGTGTGGACTGAATTTtgctgaaataataataaataaataattgttaccTGAAAAATTAATCATTAGAACATCTAGTTCACACATTTCAAACCTTAACTTTAAATAAAGCTCCGGGCAATGATCCCCATCACCTcttaacacataaaaacaacctGTAGGCTTCATTGATTAATAAAtcttagttatttattttgcaaaacagGAGATTTTACccacaaacaaatgtcaaaggttGAAATTACTGCTCGCAAGATGGTTTTTAACTTCTTCACAAACAATGGGCTTGTTGACAAATGCTCATATAACTTgaactttggaaaagttttgtgcattgcattgtgggatttggagtgcCTTAGAAGATTGCAAACATGCGCCAAAGTGGAAAAGTTTTGTGACTGATTTGGGAAGAAAGAGCCAGTATAGTTCAAAGGAGAATTGTCCAATAAACAGGACCTTACTGTGAGTTCATACTTTTCATCGTAggacaaggaagacagtgcttcATTTGACCCATTTTTATCTGGTTTGTTTATGGTCGTTCTTGTAATATGACGTTACTCTGCAAGACATTAACTTTGGGCTGTATATTCAGGCGTTTCCAGAGTAAGCCACAAAACCAAGATCACCACCTTCCAAATCGTGATAACACCCAAAAATGCAACGGTAGGTCACTTTGTTTGGGGTTTGCAGTGGAttagaacaacttttggataaaATACAAGGTTGAGTTTTAAAAGTGTTAGGAATCGTCACCCACAGCATTAAGATAACTTTTTTATTCTGGATCCTCATCCGAACACTGGCTTGGTTTTACACAAGCCTCATTTTAGGCAAAAGGAAAAAGTTAATTAATACCATGTATCACATTGCTAATTAAAATACACATCCATTGGTTAATCTCCATTTCTTTGTTGAAGCGGTGCGCATgaatttctgattctgatggtgacaattaaatctaattgttaactTTGAGACCTGCGTGAACCTTTCAGTTCCAGACAAAAGTTACTACTCTAAACCACCACTGTACGCAGACAAAGGTAGCTGATTAGAGGTGACACCTTAACTAAGGAGACATTACATAGTCTGTCCCGCCATAACCGTGCACATCCCCTAGCAGCGCAGCTCTGACTCGGAGCAACAAGAGCTTGGGTTTTTTCCGTGAACATCTTTCTCACCTCCATAGAGACCCGCCAGCCCTGCATGGCAGAGAAACCGAAGCTCATGTTGCAGTTGCCGCCATCCGATGAGGTCTTGGTTGTGTTAGGCAGCGACAGATAAGCCCCCATGGTGGTCGGTTTCTCTGGCTTCACACCTGCGGAGAGGAGAACATCACATTTTAGCACAAAATTCACAAACACATTCGTCACATTCACGTTGCATTGGTTTAAGGGGTGACGATTGCTAGCCAGCTAACAGCTAGCAGCGACACAACACAAAGTAAACGCTAGGGCGGGCTAACGAAAGCGAGCTAATCGGAGCAAACCCGGCTAAACTTCCAAAGGAATCTTTTGGCCGGCGGTGCTAATTGTTACACACCGGAAACAAGCACGGCGGGCCGGCAAGTAGTTTACCTCTGGTTACAAAGCAGGAGTAGCTTGTGAACGGGTGAAGATTCACATAGGAGAAAGTGCACGTGTGAAACACCAGCCGCTATCAACAGAGCTGTGGCGGAAAGGAAACTGCGCATGCTCAGAGCAGgagggcgtgtcttactgctgtGCCCACAAGACTTTGaagttttattttctaaaatttgtttttataaactCAAGTAATTGAGTGATTAAAtagatgttttcttttcttttcttttttttcccaaaatgagGGGTGTGTTGGAAATATGTACATATTTGTTTGTGAAGACGTTTGCAAGACACGTGAATAAATTAGCacagatttgttttgtttaatcgAAATTAAACAACAtacaattatattttcagtAAATAGTTGTAGAAAAGTtagaatgtttgttttaatccaATCGGCGGTCGATTCTAAATATGTCAGTCTAGGGTGCATAAGCTTTCTTCAATTCCAAATCACATTTGAAGCAGTTTTTTTaggttatatatttattttttatggtcTTCGGTGCACTTTGAAATGCTGAATATTGTATTGTGTATCTTCTATCTGTAAGCCTGGGACATATATCGAGATTCACGATATATcgagaattatatatatatatatatatatatgtttttttttaatatcataacttattttgtattcaaatactcgttttaggagtcgccaCTTTTGCTACATCTCAGAACAGCCTGAAAAGCACAGGCAGATGGATTAGTGAGTGAGTCCTGGCCCAGAACTACGCTGCAGAActcaattcaaaacagctttattagCACAAGAAACAAGTTTACATTGCTACAGATAGTGTGACATAAAACGATATACACAcggaaataataaatattaaaaatagcaacatttgtgatgtgcaaaacaacaaaataaaataaaaatagggtctcttagaggagaaaaacccaaaagtTGTCCAGATTGTGTtgctatttgttaataaatgtgcctgtgtggcattttgcattagcaaatttaaccccgaattgtctttttggtaagacttcgatgagttaaaaatatccagATTTATATCCTAGcctatatcgccattttgagacaaaatatcgagatgtttttcatattttacaaTGGGGAATCAGTAGAGGGCAGTAATACGCCTTGTAGCACCCACACTGCCGGaaatagaaaaagaagaagaagtcagCTGTTGAACATGGAGCGGGAAACCTGTGCAGACCATGACATGGAGGTCCAAGCCGATGACGACCCTCAGGAGGACAGCCTGTCTCCCTTCGAGTTAAAGCTGTATGAGACGCAGTTTTTCGGCTTCACCCCGCAGACCTGCATGCTGCGGGTGTGCAGCGCCTTCCAGGACTGCCTGTATGACATCCTGCCGGTGGTGGAGAAGGTGTGTGTCAGGCAGCTGAGTGAGGGCGGCCCTTCCGGCACCGAGGACCAGCTCCAGCTCCGGGCCAGGGAGTGCAGCCGCCGCCTGCAGCAGTTTCTGGAGGAGCGGTTCAAGCTGCTGTCGAAGCGGATGGAGGTTCTGCTGCTCAGCCGCTGCTTCACTGTACCGGCCAACGTCCTGCTGCCTGAGGACCAGATCCACAGAACCCAGCCTAAAAACCTGCAGGTAGCTCACAGTCACAGGACTGCTACTTATTCCTTTATACACACCACAGGCTGtatttaaacaaacatgtgcaAGTACAGTAGATGGTCAGTGTTATTGACTGTATTAGGCAGTGGTACTAATATTATGGCTGATGGTAAGGCTGCACGAttttagcttaaaaaaaaactaaatcccaattttttttgctttgaaaaCTCGATATTTGATTAAGATTTcgatttttttctctaaaaaagacacaaaaaataaacatgacctTCCCAACCAAAAATTAATACcttagcatttaaaaaaaaagaagaaaaaaccttgcattaaaaaaaaaaaaaacccttctaaaattcacatttaaaaaaaagaaaagaagcggTTGTAGTGGGGGTCTATCACGTTAATTCACGTTTACTCCGATGATAATTTAGTTCTCTGCTTGGATGGCACCTACGGTGACTTGGAAGACAGACTCGGCTTTGATTACACATGATTAAATGGGAAAATCGATTCTCTGATTTTGACTTTTTAGAAATCCCTCTCATTAAATAGTCCAATTTCAATTGTATATCGATTAATCGTGCAGCCTTAGCTGATGGATACATAAATATGGTGTTTATGCACCTAAACAATAGGGATTATTGAACTAAAGGTGGCCCGATCTGATCTCGGTCTGATAtaatcagaggtgtaaaaaacactgatatatcctactcaagtagaagtacagttacttgattgaaatcatactcaagtacagctaagtcaaacataaaatactgaagtacaagtaaaaagtagctcagttgaatattactcaaagtaaaaatgactagttacccccacgtttatttttggtaataaatcttgccacagtttccttgcatacagtaaacatcttatgtataaagttaaaaaggaagagaaatatactcaaaatattacaagtacccataaaagcaacttaatcaataatgtgagtatttgtaatccattactcttAAAGTTGGGCGATATATtgatattcaagatatattgagttttctattttgctgatatataaaattacagtaTCGCCTATATTTTAAaagcttattatttattaaaatacttgttttaggagtcgcttttttctcttcttctcagaacagcatgaaaagcacggTTAGTTCTGAGTGTGTTCTGAACTCCTTACCTAGACCTTCCTTTAAACAAGCCATACTTGAAAACTCACTCACatatgctgtcccttatagcgGAAAAAGCCTAaaatggcacatattgtgcagctgtttgttaataaatgtgtctttgacattttgcatcagcaaatttatcccagaattgtctttcttgtTAGactttttttgagataaaaatatcaagattaatatcgtatttcatcattttgagaaaaaacatagagatatgagttttggtccatattgtccagccctaatgtacagtatattgttttAATCCATAAATAAGAGAGAgaaatatggagaaaaaaaaaaattctcagcaAGTCATCACCACATCATCAAACTGAAagtcgccatattggaggtactcagcaggtaaacaatgCAGAGCCCGAAAGTCGAACGAAaggaaattaattattattattaattattattattgccgTGTTATTGGCTGTACCAATCAATCAGATCGTGAAAGACTTTTGGAGTGTTATAGACTGTCAAAACTTATAACAAATCAGGACGAATAATGTCataagttatcagaggaaaagaGGCACTTGTGGTCAGAGaaggatctacgaggcaaaaatctaGACAATATCCGAATTTGTTCGGCTCATTTCTTGTCAcgtaagtgaattgttgattGCCGTGGCTCTTAactaattttctagtgtgatgataatGTAATTCACATCAAGCTACTCCATGTGGCATTAtagacttaatataatcacatttaatagcctgctacagtagcaacacgcTAAACTGAGGCTTTACATAATCAAGATTTTTGAgccgatcagtgagtttaaaataaacaatcacCGATCCGATCAGATTAATTCAGGTCCGATCAACCAAATTCctttggtactacctgatacagattcacagaAAATCAAATGGTACCATGTTTTTCGGGACCTAAATgtagccttgtgactgtgagggagtgggcATGAACATAATATTTGTTGTCAGAGTGATTGAGTGTGGGTGCatggccctttaactgcgaatTAATGACCTCGTCGCTTGACCATGTGTGGAGTGAGGGAGCGTCTGTGACCGGAGCTGCTGAAATAAACCAGAGTCCCATCATGTCATACCCAATGACAGCTGTGATACAAGGGAGTTCACCCCGAAATTGAGAATTGATTCAGCCCCGGAGCGAAGATAGACTCACAGGTGTACGGCGGAGGtggggcgcacacacacacgcacgcttctgtgtccaccaccgTCCTGAAACAGATAGAAATGTTCGATATGAAAGTGCTCTGCTTTCGGACTCTCCATTTGAAGAAGCGCATACAGCTTTCCTGCGGatcaagtccttccctgtatgcttTTGCATCTATaacgcattttgaggagcttttctgtggttttggacATTTATCGATTGCAGTGTTCACCTCCGAGTGCCTCTAATATGGCCGTTCATCcaggttactgcccagaacgtgacgtaggtgaaaaccctctataggcAATATTGCGGgttttttaaattactaaaatagaaaacttgatatatctggaatcacgatatattgcccagccctactgtatATGATGGGACAATTACATTTaagccatttcaaacacagtgtTTGTGGTCCTGCTCTCTCCAGGAGGTGATGAAGATTGAGTTGTCCCTTGAGGACCTCCAGAAATCCTACGAAGCTGAAGTTTGTGGTAGACAGGCTCTGTTAGCTGAGCTGGAGGAGCAGAAGGAGGTGCAGAAACAACTCAATGGGATCCTGGAGTGGGTTGGAGACCTGCAGGCAGCCTGGGTAAAGGAAGGGAACGGCAACTTCCACGAGAGTTTTCGACTGGTAATGGAGTCCGCAAAGAAACTTCAAGAGGCTGTTAAGGAAGTGCTGGGCTGTGGCAAAGTGTATCTAAAATGTGtgtgacacttttttttgtatgtagtatttgttgtgttACTCTTTAGAAGACAGTCATGAATAACTGTTTGTATATATCCACTCCCTCACTTGTTG containing:
- the ppm1g gene encoding protein phosphatase 1G, whose protein sequence is MGAYLSLPNTTKTSSDGGNCNMSFGFSAMQGWRVSMEDAHNCIPEFDEETAMFAVYDGHGGEEVALYCSKYLPDIIKEQKTYKDGKLQKALEDAFLAIDGRITTEDVIKELVQIAGRPTEELPTEKVAEEDDLDTEEAALLHEEATMTIEELLIRYGQNRSAVKHAAAMSAAAKKASCPDVPEDKGEGEEKKEGVNGEVEDESNGKMKGAEGASCGSKLRACRRTGGGESSGAAEGAESGGSSNGEEKTKSEVDAGPSCSSLSSKTPGDSKSRLFDDSEESEGEEEEGSDDEDRSEEEEGDSSELEEDTEEGEEDSEDEDEEEMCLPGMDGKEEPGSDSGTTAVVALIRGKQLIVANAGDSRCVVSERGKAVDMSYDHKPEDEVELTRIKNAGGKVTMDGRVNGGLNLSRAIGDHFYKRNKVLPPEEQMISAMPDVKVLTLNEDHDFMVIACDGIWNVLSSQEVVDFISERIKPDQNGKAKPLSSIVEELLDHCLAPDTSGDGTGCDNMTCIIITFLPHPSFAESDDTKKRKRLEEAEGVSLEKNGSGGKKAKSD
- the mis12 gene encoding protein MIS12 homolog, yielding MERETCADHDMEVQADDDPQEDSLSPFELKLYETQFFGFTPQTCMLRVCSAFQDCLYDILPVVEKVCVRQLSEGGPSGTEDQLQLRARECSRRLQQFLEERFKLLSKRMEVLLLSRCFTVPANVLLPEDQIHRTQPKNLQEVMKIELSLEDLQKSYEAEVCGRQALLAELEEQKEVQKQLNGILEWVGDLQAAWVKEGNGNFHESFRLVMESAKKLQEAVKEVLGCGKVYLKCV